In Chlorocebus sabaeus isolate Y175 chromosome 5, mChlSab1.0.hap1, whole genome shotgun sequence, one genomic interval encodes:
- the RMI2 gene encoding recQ-mediated genome instability protein 2 isoform X1, which produces MAAAADSFSGGPAGVRLPRSPPLKVLAEQLRRDAEGGPGAWRLSRAAAGRGPLDLAAVWMQGRVVMADRGEARLRDPSGDFSVRGLERVPRGRPCLVPGKYVMVMGVVQACSPEPCLQAVKMTDLSDNPIHESMWELEVEDLHKNIP; this is translated from the exons ATGGCGGCGGCTGCGGACTCGTTCTCAGGCGGCCCCGCGGGGGTGCGGCTGCCTAGGTCGCCGCCACTCAAGGTGCTGGCGGAGCAGCTGCGGCGCGACGCGGAGGGCGGCCCGGGCGCGTGGCGACTGTCGCGAGCGGCGGCGGGCCGCGGGCCGCTGGACCTGGCGGCCGTGTGGATGCAAGGCAGGGTAGTGATGGCGGACCGCGGCGAGGCGCGGCTGCGGGACCCGAGCGGGGACTTCTCGGTCCGCGGCCTGGAGCGGGTGCCGCGCGGACGGCCCTGCCTAGTCCCAG gaaAGTATGTGATGGTGATGGGAGTGGTTCAGGCCTGCAGCCCTGAGCCCTGCCTACAGGCTGTGAAGATGACAGACCTTTCTgataatcccattcatgaaagtATGTGGGAACTGGAAGTGGAAGATTTACACAAGAATATTCCTTAG
- the RMI2 gene encoding recQ-mediated genome instability protein 2 isoform X2 — translation MAAAADSFSGGPAGVRLPRSPPLKVLAEQLRRDAEGGPGAWRLSRAAAGRGPLDLAAVWMQGRVVMADRGEARLRDPSGDFSVRGLERVPRGRPCLVPGKYVMVMGVVQACSPEPCLQAVKMTDLSDNPIHENTEVSCCIFQIL, via the exons ATGGCGGCGGCTGCGGACTCGTTCTCAGGCGGCCCCGCGGGGGTGCGGCTGCCTAGGTCGCCGCCACTCAAGGTGCTGGCGGAGCAGCTGCGGCGCGACGCGGAGGGCGGCCCGGGCGCGTGGCGACTGTCGCGAGCGGCGGCGGGCCGCGGGCCGCTGGACCTGGCGGCCGTGTGGATGCAAGGCAGGGTAGTGATGGCGGACCGCGGCGAGGCGCGGCTGCGGGACCCGAGCGGGGACTTCTCGGTCCGCGGCCTGGAGCGGGTGCCGCGCGGACGGCCCTGCCTAGTCCCAG gaaAGTATGTGATGGTGATGGGAGTGGTTCAGGCCTGCAGCCCTGAGCCCTGCCTACAGGCTGTGAAGATGACAGACCTTTCTgataatcccattcatgaaa acaCAGAAGTCTcatgttgcattttccaaattttatga